In Saccharothrix syringae, the following are encoded in one genomic region:
- a CDS encoding DUF397 domain-containing protein yields MSSEARRWRKSSYSGGANTNCVEVAFASEAVGVRDSKNTAPRLAFTPTSWRAFLGGLPRR; encoded by the coding sequence GTGAGTTCGGAGGCGAGGCGCTGGCGTAAGAGCAGCTACAGCGGCGGGGCCAACACCAACTGCGTGGAGGTGGCGTTCGCGTCGGAGGCGGTCGGCGTGCGGGACTCGAAGAACACCGCCCCGCGCCTGGCCTTCACCCCGACCTCGTGGCGCGCCTTCCTCGGTGGGCTGCCGCGGCGCTGA
- a CDS encoding helix-turn-helix domain-containing protein yields MESRASNALSRELGDALRRARRSSAVGFNALAEELGWSPGKISKLERGMRGTSPLDIARYVGSLHADQATFDHIMELARELNTGHLVRKHELAMPDNLRALILHEQSATVIWAYEIIDIPGLLQTEDYARALMEATVGEHRVAERMIRQRIFNRPLPPEGRFFILESALHHMVGGPQVMYEQMLQLLFRGGVRLVSLTIQLPASLLSAFTFMTFADHSPVSYAETGPVSVFSDDIETTDRFRRACKDLDRVALSEEQSRSVFARWANRYDRLREEQREFGGEALA; encoded by the coding sequence ATGGAATCACGTGCGTCCAATGCGCTCAGTCGGGAACTGGGGGACGCCCTCCGTCGGGCCCGTCGCAGTTCCGCCGTCGGCTTCAACGCCCTCGCCGAGGAATTGGGCTGGTCGCCGGGGAAGATATCCAAACTGGAACGCGGGATGCGCGGCACCAGTCCGCTGGACATCGCCCGCTACGTCGGCAGCCTCCACGCCGACCAGGCCACCTTCGACCACATCATGGAGCTGGCCCGTGAGCTGAACACGGGCCACCTGGTAAGGAAGCACGAACTCGCCATGCCCGACAACCTGCGCGCCCTCATCCTGCACGAGCAGAGTGCCACGGTGATCTGGGCATACGAGATCATTGACATACCCGGACTCCTTCAGACCGAGGACTACGCCCGCGCACTGATGGAGGCGACGGTCGGTGAACACCGCGTGGCCGAGCGCATGATCCGACAGCGGATCTTCAACCGACCCCTGCCTCCCGAGGGACGTTTCTTCATCCTCGAATCGGCGCTGCACCACATGGTGGGTGGTCCGCAGGTGATGTACGAGCAGATGCTGCAACTGCTGTTCCGCGGCGGGGTGAGGCTGGTGAGCCTCACGATTCAACTGCCCGCATCGCTGCTCTCGGCCTTCACCTTCATGACCTTCGCCGACCACTCACCCGTCTCGTACGCCGAGACAGGGCCGGTGTCGGTGTTCTCGGACGACATCGAGACCACCGACCGATTCCGGCGGGCGTGCAAGGACCTCGACCGGGTGGCGCTGAGTGAGGAACAATCGCGGTCGGTGTTCGCCAGGTGGGCGAACCGCTACGACCGACTGCGGGAGGAACAGCGTGAGTTCGGAGGCGAGGCGCTGGCGTAA
- a CDS encoding FG-GAP-like repeat-containing protein produces MRKVLAVLTALASALAVVGTTTGPASAAGLDLWPVITCNLQGATSGNDSKWTTTVVDYARAAEIVALQEAGPTPPGQHIGNIPIIPGAPGNSGFVQYHRWNVREGYEVYFLQTDQNGGGYQGGRNNLALVTQRPADEVTIVVNPVQDGRNALGVRFGDNWYFTYHALSSRTGQGGRDAQPMTQAIANFVNNQGPGRTWTVLGDFNREPGTFPLPPQSRIYNSGLPTHQSGGELDYAVSSDNVQDLPVQRLPGSSPDHYAVAIGTMRAAAQPQELRILPFGDSITFGAGSTTAAYRGPLWEQLRRQTNTTVSYVGSQHYGNIPDNDNEGHPGWKINDLIGITDSVMDTYKPNVVLLHIGTNDMNEAVDPAGAPDRLGTLMDRIFAKQPDVTLVVSTLVPSAHPDTGPRVSAFNGSLPQEVYERRAQGRKAWLVDSWSALDPGADLADFLHPNDSGYRKMSHVFYEGIEAAEWAGWITPPPTQPGGGTGGPVRGWIPQEVIAGGTMAPGSYPGDLSLGGDERIHYADFDGDGRPDFVAARDTGTAAVWRNGGANSDGTVAWSFWRTFTTGIPLGGAYRWEFGDVFGNDGRADWITITSNLDGGEFRDSLWVTQNPGLRSHGPFAGPPVSLNVNHRFADVDGDGSADWLQVHPDSSVRVALSTPGAANPWTSQTQVIAGGVGQPGGTVRFADLNGDGRADYLTAAADGTVQAWLNGGPKAGGGDWYWQPLGTISTGLRAANSQLKFVDLDGDRRADLLDVNPVTGETWLWRNGGQPGGTGWTWQQRGPITGGNSSRVVYADVNGDGRADYLQVNADSSVQAWVNGGPKPEGGDWAWFPQGTIAGGVGQPGGNVRFTDLNGDGRADYVVVNANSSVQAWLNGGPKPEGGDWIWFPQGTIAGGVGAAGANIRLADLNADGRADYVLVNDNSSVQAWVNGGPKPEGGDWYWVPQGTIAGGVGAAGRNVRFADLTGDRRADYLVLHDNSSVDMWTNGGPKPEGGDWYWAPQGTIASGVLAPGSQIQFADLNADRREDYLDVNPRTGSTRAWINFG; encoded by the coding sequence ATGAGGAAAGTGCTCGCCGTGTTGACGGCCCTGGCGTCCGCCCTGGCGGTCGTCGGGACAACGACCGGCCCCGCTTCGGCCGCGGGTCTCGACCTGTGGCCCGTGATCACCTGCAACCTCCAGGGCGCCACCTCCGGCAACGACAGCAAGTGGACCACCACGGTGGTCGACTACGCGCGGGCCGCGGAGATCGTCGCGCTCCAGGAGGCGGGTCCGACCCCGCCGGGGCAGCACATCGGCAACATCCCGATCATCCCCGGCGCGCCCGGCAACTCCGGCTTCGTCCAGTACCACCGGTGGAACGTGCGCGAGGGGTACGAGGTCTACTTCCTGCAGACCGACCAGAACGGCGGCGGCTACCAGGGTGGCCGCAACAACCTCGCCCTGGTCACCCAGCGCCCGGCGGACGAGGTCACCATCGTGGTCAACCCGGTCCAGGACGGCCGCAACGCCCTGGGCGTGCGCTTCGGCGACAACTGGTACTTCACCTACCACGCCCTCTCCAGCCGCACCGGCCAGGGCGGTCGCGACGCCCAGCCCATGACGCAGGCGATCGCCAACTTCGTGAACAACCAGGGGCCGGGCCGGACGTGGACCGTGCTCGGCGACTTCAACCGCGAGCCCGGCACCTTCCCCCTGCCGCCGCAGTCCCGGATCTACAACTCGGGCCTGCCGACCCACCAGAGCGGCGGGGAGCTGGACTACGCGGTCTCCTCGGACAACGTCCAGGACCTCCCGGTCCAGCGGCTGCCCGGGTCGAGCCCCGACCACTACGCGGTGGCGATCGGCACGATGCGCGCGGCGGCCCAGCCGCAGGAGCTGCGCATCCTGCCGTTCGGCGACTCGATCACCTTCGGCGCGGGCAGCACGACCGCCGCGTACCGGGGGCCGCTGTGGGAGCAGCTGCGGCGGCAGACGAACACCACGGTGAGCTACGTCGGCTCCCAGCACTACGGGAACATCCCGGACAACGACAACGAGGGCCACCCCGGCTGGAAGATCAACGACCTCATCGGCATCACGGACTCCGTGATGGACACCTACAAGCCCAACGTGGTGCTGCTGCACATCGGCACCAACGACATGAACGAGGCCGTCGACCCGGCCGGCGCACCCGACCGGCTGGGCACCCTGATGGACCGGATCTTCGCCAAGCAGCCGGACGTGACGCTGGTCGTCTCCACCCTCGTCCCGTCGGCCCACCCCGACACCGGGCCGCGCGTCTCGGCCTTCAACGGCAGCCTGCCCCAGGAGGTCTACGAGCGGCGGGCCCAGGGCCGGAAGGCGTGGCTGGTCGACAGCTGGTCGGCGCTGGACCCCGGGGCCGACCTGGCCGACTTCCTGCACCCCAACGACAGCGGCTACCGCAAGATGAGCCACGTCTTCTACGAGGGCATCGAGGCCGCCGAGTGGGCCGGCTGGATCACCCCGCCGCCGACCCAGCCGGGCGGGGGCACCGGCGGCCCGGTCCGGGGCTGGATCCCGCAGGAGGTCATCGCGGGCGGCACCATGGCGCCCGGCTCCTACCCCGGCGACCTGTCCCTGGGCGGTGACGAGCGGATCCACTACGCCGACTTCGACGGTGACGGCAGGCCGGACTTCGTCGCCGCGCGCGACACCGGCACGGCCGCGGTGTGGCGCAACGGCGGCGCCAACTCCGACGGCACCGTCGCCTGGTCCTTCTGGCGCACCTTCACGACGGGCATCCCGCTGGGCGGCGCCTACCGCTGGGAGTTCGGCGACGTCTTCGGCAACGACGGCCGCGCCGACTGGATCACGATCACCTCGAACCTGGACGGCGGCGAGTTCCGGGACTCGCTGTGGGTGACCCAGAACCCCGGGCTGCGCAGCCACGGCCCCTTCGCCGGACCCCCGGTGTCGTTGAACGTCAACCACCGCTTCGCCGACGTCGACGGTGACGGCTCGGCCGACTGGTTGCAGGTCCACCCGGACAGCTCGGTCCGGGTCGCGCTGAGCACCCCCGGCGCGGCCAACCCGTGGACCTCGCAGACGCAGGTGATCGCCGGCGGCGTCGGCCAGCCGGGCGGCACCGTGCGCTTCGCCGACCTCAACGGCGACGGCCGGGCCGACTACCTGACCGCCGCCGCCGACGGCACGGTCCAGGCGTGGCTCAACGGCGGCCCCAAGGCCGGGGGCGGCGACTGGTACTGGCAGCCGCTGGGCACCATCTCCACCGGCCTGCGCGCGGCCAACAGCCAGCTCAAGTTCGTCGACCTCGACGGCGACCGCCGGGCAGACCTCCTCGACGTCAACCCCGTCACCGGCGAGACCTGGCTGTGGCGCAACGGCGGCCAGCCGGGCGGCACCGGCTGGACCTGGCAGCAGCGGGGCCCGATCACGGGCGGCAACTCCAGCCGGGTCGTCTACGCCGACGTCAACGGCGACGGCCGGGCCGACTACCTCCAGGTCAACGCGGACAGCTCGGTCCAGGCGTGGGTCAACGGCGGTCCGAAGCCGGAGGGCGGTGACTGGGCCTGGTTCCCGCAGGGCACCATCGCGGGCGGCGTCGGCCAGCCGGGCGGCAACGTGCGGTTCACCGACCTCAACGGCGACGGCCGGGCCGACTACGTGGTGGTCAACGCCAACAGTTCGGTCCAGGCGTGGCTCAACGGCGGTCCCAAGCCCGAGGGCGGTGACTGGATCTGGTTCCCGCAGGGCACCATCGCGGGCGGCGTCGGAGCGGCGGGCGCCAACATCCGGCTGGCCGACCTCAACGCCGACGGGCGGGCCGACTACGTGCTCGTCAACGACAACAGCTCGGTCCAGGCGTGGGTCAACGGCGGACCCAAGCCGGAGGGCGGTGACTGGTACTGGGTGCCGCAGGGCACCATCGCCGGCGGTGTCGGGGCGGCGGGCCGCAACGTCCGCTTCGCCGACCTCACCGGGGACCGCCGCGCCGACTACCTGGTCCTGCACGACAACAGCTCGGTCGACATGTGGACCAACGGCGGACCCAAGCCCGAGGGCGGCGACTGGTACTGGGCGCCGCAGGGCACCATCGCCAGCGGCGTCCTCGCCCCCGGCAGCCAGATCCAGTTCGCGGACCTGAACGCCGACCGCCGCGAGGACTACCTCGACGTCAACCCCAGGACCGGTTCCACCCGGGCCTGGATCAACTTCGGCTGA
- a CDS encoding DUF4240 domain-containing protein: MILPTAADEARFWAMLDDAWAGRGPEVDGLRRALAGRDPAEEGFDEAAQLEEHLDRVLADLRAAAEDLSSQELTALDRVVERKLHEIDREDVHEVTDGSDDGFLYARGFVVALGREFYEAVARDPRVAVADAEAEGLCYLFAHLHADRFGDFPETGSGISRESGSNPAGWPDSEVPSNA, from the coding sequence ATGATCCTTCCCACCGCTGCCGACGAGGCCCGCTTCTGGGCCATGCTGGACGACGCCTGGGCCGGGCGCGGCCCCGAGGTCGACGGTCTGCGCCGCGCGCTGGCCGGGCGCGACCCGGCCGAGGAGGGCTTCGACGAGGCCGCCCAGCTCGAAGAGCACCTGGACCGGGTGCTGGCCGACCTGCGCGCCGCCGCCGAGGACCTGTCCTCCCAGGAGCTGACCGCGCTGGACCGCGTGGTCGAGCGCAAGCTGCACGAGATCGACCGCGAGGACGTGCACGAGGTCACCGACGGCTCGGACGACGGCTTCCTCTACGCGCGCGGCTTCGTCGTGGCGCTCGGGCGGGAGTTCTACGAGGCCGTGGCGCGCGACCCGCGGGTGGCCGTCGCGGACGCCGAGGCCGAGGGCCTGTGCTACCTGTTCGCCCACCTGCACGCCGACCGGTTCGGGGACTTCCCGGAGACCGGGTCGGGGATCTCCCGGGAATCGGGCTCGAACCCCGCCGGCTGGCCGGACTCGGAGGTACCGTCGAACGCGTGA
- a CDS encoding PH domain-containing protein, which translates to MIDFEKQSVFKLAPCRPEDIASQVAPILIQGEQIVSCFKTVRDFVVFTNKRVIAVNVQGMTGRKKDFTSLPYSRVQAFSIETAGTFDMDAELDLWFSGLGQVRLEFKGHADVRLLGQMIATFVL; encoded by the coding sequence GTGATCGACTTCGAGAAGCAGTCCGTCTTCAAGCTGGCGCCGTGCCGCCCCGAGGACATCGCGTCGCAGGTGGCGCCGATCCTCATCCAGGGCGAGCAGATCGTGTCGTGCTTCAAGACCGTGCGCGACTTCGTCGTGTTCACCAACAAGCGGGTCATCGCGGTGAACGTCCAGGGCATGACCGGGCGCAAGAAGGACTTCACGTCGCTGCCCTACAGCCGCGTGCAGGCGTTCTCCATCGAGACCGCGGGCACGTTCGACATGGACGCGGAGCTGGACCTGTGGTTCAGCGGCCTGGGGCAGGTGCGCCTGGAGTTCAAGGGCCACGCCGACGTCCGGCTGCTCGGCCAGATGATCGCGACGTTCGTGCTCTGA
- a CDS encoding glycoside hydrolase domain-containing protein, whose translation MAEVLDYSAGFPGAAAIRQAGYAGAVRYIGFPDYLKCTTRAELDDFTNHGLGMALVFEHYTTDWRGGWGAGAANYRRARDHANAIGFPPERPIYMAVDQDVVTEAEFQLARDYIRGARDAAGGYPGLVGVYGEHDVCQAVSGDGLCDWYWQCRAWSGTPVRLFPGRHLYQRVGTVYVNGIAADVNDVLQEDWGQHTEDGMPSLSEIENAAYRAVLHALIDAANRANDTASIANEALGGVVWSKQLSPDGEFYAPAQTWLLNLHNYGYELIRRLAANGNEEALAAALLPGLIDAIPRLGDADLGRIAKAVTEERDRRAREDAVNTDSRC comes from the coding sequence ATGGCCGAAGTGCTCGACTACTCGGCGGGCTTTCCCGGAGCCGCCGCGATCAGGCAGGCCGGCTACGCGGGAGCCGTGCGCTACATCGGCTTCCCCGATTACCTCAAGTGCACCACCAGGGCGGAACTGGACGACTTCACCAACCACGGCCTCGGCATGGCGCTGGTGTTCGAGCACTACACCACCGACTGGCGCGGCGGCTGGGGGGCGGGTGCCGCCAACTACCGCCGCGCCCGCGACCACGCCAACGCGATCGGGTTCCCCCCGGAGCGCCCCATCTACATGGCGGTCGACCAGGACGTCGTGACCGAGGCCGAGTTCCAGTTGGCGCGCGACTACATCCGCGGGGCCCGCGACGCCGCCGGCGGGTACCCCGGCCTGGTCGGGGTGTACGGCGAGCACGACGTGTGCCAGGCCGTCTCCGGCGACGGGCTGTGCGACTGGTACTGGCAGTGCCGGGCCTGGTCCGGCACCCCCGTGCGCCTGTTCCCCGGCCGCCACCTCTACCAGCGCGTCGGCACCGTCTACGTCAACGGGATCGCCGCCGACGTCAACGACGTGCTCCAGGAGGACTGGGGCCAACACACGGAGGACGGGATGCCCAGCCTGTCGGAGATCGAGAACGCCGCCTACCGGGCGGTGCTGCACGCCCTCATCGACGCGGCGAACCGGGCCAACGACACGGCCTCGATCGCGAACGAGGCACTGGGCGGCGTGGTGTGGAGCAAGCAGCTGTCCCCGGACGGCGAGTTCTACGCCCCCGCGCAGACCTGGCTGCTGAACCTGCACAACTACGGCTACGAGCTGATCCGGCGCCTCGCGGCCAACGGGAACGAGGAGGCGCTGGCGGCGGCGCTGCTGCCGGGCCTGATCGACGCGATCCCCCGGCTCGGCGACGCCGACCTGGGCCGCATCGCCAAGGCCGTCACGGAGGAGCGGGACCGCCGCGCCCGCGAGGACGCCGTGAACACCGACTCCCGCTGCTGA
- a CDS encoding peptidoglycan-binding domain-containing protein, with protein sequence MLKRVLGTAAILAVGMMGVAVPSASAVGVCTKSVAHSGPTGQVWVPAASDGSKSCTTQRGNVSQAVSQLQGTLNECYETQVRNAGVYPLDIDNNFGANTEKALKAVQRYIGTTADGVYGPNTRNAMKFIYTESFPLACGRYR encoded by the coding sequence ATGCTGAAGCGGGTTCTGGGCACTGCGGCAATTCTCGCGGTGGGGATGATGGGCGTGGCGGTCCCGTCGGCCTCCGCGGTCGGGGTGTGCACGAAGTCGGTCGCCCACAGCGGTCCTACCGGCCAGGTCTGGGTGCCGGCGGCCTCGGACGGCTCGAAGAGCTGCACCACCCAGCGGGGCAACGTGAGCCAGGCGGTCTCGCAGCTCCAGGGCACCCTGAACGAGTGCTACGAAACGCAGGTCCGCAACGCCGGCGTGTACCCGCTGGACATCGACAACAATTTCGGCGCGAACACCGAAAAGGCGCTCAAGGCCGTGCAGCGCTACATCGGCACCACCGCCGACGGCGTCTACGGCCCGAACACCCGCAACGCGATGAAGTTCATCTACACCGAGTCCTTCCCCCTGGCCTGCGGCCGCTACCGCTGA
- a CDS encoding tetratricopeptide repeat protein: protein MTDRPTVHNALSGEIGSAVQVGHAGVVNLFGPAPIAAGPLGTPVGECSPFDLEVHRTAGTGLPTYVPRPHDEVLRQVVDVVVGGGSAIVVLVGGSSTGKTRACWEAVRRLPAHWRLWHPISPGRPEAVLADLDRVGPHTVLWLNEAQHYLLPGAGERVAAAVRELLRDPGRGPVLVLATLWPEYWATLVTRPLSGVEDPHAQARELLVQAGVRVPDEFTAADVAVARGSGDPLLAEAVERAADRQVAQYLAGAPALLERYRTAPPAAAAVIDAAMDARRLGHGVVLSRALLEAAAPGYLSDSQWGRLGDDWFDAALGHCLALSHAGVSPLVRVRPRPGQAGGGFRLEDYLEETGRWERYAVVPPASLWDALVEHAPAEDLPGLAQEAERRGYFRFAFLLHRRSGDAAAVARLLERIGRAGEAENWYDRAVRAGDPGALRRAARRAGAVDEALGHYRRAAGAGDFVAERLLVELLVREKRVPEAIDWLTPRARDGVGFSARLLERLRSWVSGETSVEVVEVVRRTGDDGEPPVPDDEDVPVDRVAAEARVLVGAGRVVDAVALLRGYAEERDISPERLIAHLMVEGLRPDEAVTWFERAVAAGDRDAVGSCARALAAHRGFEAAAVWLLGQDIPDNPADLRYAAGLMEATDRLSDAVDLYLRAVDRDDEALRRVSGIAVRAGRADEVGACLVRLAEAGDTTAMRTAALLLDEVGRAEEAAAWYLRYAEVGPRCGLEVIARLLVKAGRSDEADRLPHYGLEPGGVVARPWSAAPPHDQR, encoded by the coding sequence ATGACGGACCGGCCGACCGTGCACAACGCCCTGTCCGGCGAGATCGGCAGCGCGGTGCAGGTCGGGCACGCGGGCGTGGTGAACCTCTTCGGGCCTGCGCCGATCGCGGCCGGGCCGCTGGGCACGCCGGTGGGGGAGTGCTCACCGTTCGACCTGGAGGTGCACCGGACCGCCGGCACCGGGTTGCCGACCTACGTGCCGCGCCCGCACGACGAGGTGCTGCGGCAGGTCGTGGACGTCGTAGTGGGTGGTGGTAGCGCGATCGTCGTGCTGGTCGGGGGATCGTCGACCGGCAAGACGCGGGCGTGCTGGGAGGCCGTGCGGCGGTTGCCGGCGCACTGGCGGCTGTGGCACCCGATCAGCCCCGGTCGGCCGGAGGCCGTGCTGGCCGACCTCGACCGGGTCGGGCCGCACACCGTGCTGTGGCTCAACGAGGCCCAGCACTACCTGCTGCCGGGCGCCGGGGAGCGGGTGGCCGCCGCGGTTCGGGAGCTGCTGCGCGACCCCGGCCGGGGGCCGGTGCTCGTGCTGGCGACGCTGTGGCCGGAGTACTGGGCAACCCTGGTCACCCGGCCGTTGTCCGGGGTTGAGGACCCGCACGCGCAGGCTCGTGAGCTGCTGGTGCAGGCGGGTGTCCGGGTGCCGGACGAGTTCACCGCGGCCGACGTCGCGGTGGCGCGCGGGTCGGGTGACCCGCTGTTGGCCGAGGCGGTCGAGCGGGCGGCCGATCGGCAGGTGGCCCAGTACCTGGCCGGTGCGCCTGCCTTGCTGGAGCGGTACCGCACCGCGCCGCCCGCTGCCGCGGCGGTCATCGACGCGGCGATGGACGCCCGGCGGCTGGGGCACGGGGTGGTGCTCTCGCGCGCGTTGCTGGAGGCCGCGGCGCCGGGGTACCTCAGCGACTCCCAGTGGGGCAGGCTCGGGGACGACTGGTTCGACGCCGCGCTGGGGCACTGCCTGGCGTTGTCGCACGCGGGGGTGAGCCCGCTGGTGCGGGTCCGGCCGCGGCCGGGGCAGGCCGGTGGGGGCTTCCGGTTGGAGGACTACCTGGAGGAGACCGGGCGGTGGGAGCGGTACGCCGTCGTCCCCCCGGCGTCGCTGTGGGACGCGTTGGTCGAGCACGCGCCCGCCGAGGACCTGCCCGGTCTCGCGCAGGAGGCCGAGCGGCGCGGGTACTTCCGCTTCGCCTTCCTGCTGCACCGCCGGTCCGGGGACGCGGCGGCCGTGGCGCGGTTGCTGGAGCGGATCGGGCGCGCCGGGGAGGCCGAGAACTGGTACGACCGCGCGGTCCGGGCGGGCGACCCGGGTGCCCTGCGCCGGGCGGCGCGGCGGGCGGGGGCCGTGGACGAGGCGCTGGGGCACTACCGGCGGGCCGCCGGGGCCGGTGACTTCGTCGCCGAGCGGCTGCTGGTCGAGCTGCTGGTCCGGGAGAAGCGGGTGCCGGAGGCGATCGACTGGCTCACGCCCCGTGCGCGGGACGGGGTGGGGTTCAGCGCGCGGCTGCTGGAGCGGTTGCGCTCGTGGGTGTCCGGGGAGACGTCGGTGGAGGTCGTCGAGGTGGTGCGCCGCACCGGCGACGACGGGGAACCGCCGGTGCCCGATGACGAGGACGTCCCGGTCGACCGCGTGGCCGCCGAAGCCAGGGTGCTGGTCGGCGCGGGTCGGGTGGTGGACGCCGTTGCACTGCTGCGCGGTTACGCGGAGGAGCGGGACATCTCACCGGAGCGCCTGATCGCCCACCTCATGGTGGAGGGCCTGCGGCCGGACGAGGCCGTCACGTGGTTCGAGCGCGCCGTCGCGGCGGGTGACCGGGACGCGGTCGGGTCCTGCGCGCGGGCGCTGGCGGCCCACCGGGGTTTCGAGGCGGCGGCGGTGTGGCTGCTCGGGCAGGACATCCCGGACAACCCGGCGGACCTGCGGTACGCGGCCGGGCTGATGGAGGCGACGGACCGGCTCTCCGACGCGGTGGACCTGTACCTGCGCGCGGTCGACCGCGACGACGAGGCGCTGCGCAGGGTTTCCGGGATCGCCGTGCGCGCGGGGCGGGCCGACGAGGTGGGCGCCTGCCTGGTCCGGCTCGCGGAGGCCGGGGACACGACCGCGATGCGCACGGCGGCCCTGCTGCTCGACGAGGTGGGGCGGGCGGAGGAGGCCGCCGCGTGGTACCTGCGGTACGCGGAGGTCGGGCCCCGGTGCGGCCTGGAGGTGATCGCCCGACTGCTGGTGAAGGCCGGGCGGTCGGACGAGGCGGACCGGTTGCCGCACTACGGGCTGGAGCCCGGTGGTGTGGTGGCGCGGCCCTGGTCGGCCGCGCCACCGCACGATCAGCGGTAG
- a CDS encoding NUDIX hydrolase, producing MPVTRVSARVVLVDPADRVLLFEGFDPAKPDELFWFTVGGGVEPGEELRDAAVRELLEETGVVLGPDELEGPLWKRHAVISFDGVTVAAVEWFFLARVGDGVEVDTSRFNELERRTIVGHRWWSADELAGADAVVYPVQFAEVLPGALGGWDGTTRSIR from the coding sequence GTGCCGGTCACCAGGGTGTCGGCCCGGGTGGTGCTGGTGGACCCCGCCGACCGGGTGCTGCTGTTCGAGGGGTTCGACCCGGCGAAGCCGGACGAGCTGTTCTGGTTCACCGTGGGTGGCGGGGTGGAGCCCGGCGAGGAGCTGCGGGACGCGGCCGTGCGGGAGCTGCTGGAGGAGACCGGGGTGGTGCTGGGCCCGGACGAGCTGGAGGGGCCGCTGTGGAAGCGGCACGCCGTGATCAGCTTCGACGGGGTGACGGTCGCGGCGGTGGAGTGGTTCTTCCTGGCCCGGGTGGGGGACGGGGTGGAGGTGGACACCTCGCGGTTCAACGAGTTGGAGCGGCGGACCATCGTGGGGCACCGGTGGTGGTCGGCTGACGAGCTGGCCGGGGCGGACGCGGTGGTGTACCCGGTGCAGTTCGCCGAGGTGCTGCCCGGGGCGCTGGGCGGGTGGGACGGGACCACCCGGTCGATCCGCTGA